The sequence TCCGGTGAGGGGCATCGCGGGTTCCCTGCGCCGTATCGTTGCGATGATACGCAAGGAGTTCATCCAATTGCTGCGCGACCGCGTCTCCTTCGCGGTCATGGTGTCGATTCCGTTGCTGCAATTGATCATGTTCGGCTACGCCATCAATATGACGCCGCGCCATCTGCCGACGGCGGTGCTGGCCTATGATCAGTCGGCGCTCACCCGCTCCATCCTCGCCGCGATCGAGAACACCAAATATTTCGCCATCACCCATCACCCCGTGAACGAGGAGGAGGCGGAGCGTCTGCTGCGCTCGGGGCAGGTGCTGTTCGTGGTGGAAATCCCCGCCGGCTTCGAGCGTGCGGTTCGGCGCGGGGAAAGCCCGGCCCTGCTGGTGTCGGCGGATGCCACCGATCCCGTCGCCTCGAGCAGCGCGCTGGCGGCGCTGGAGCGGCTGGTGGAAACCTCGGTACGGCGCGAGCGCTTCAATGTCGACGACGCTCCGGAGGGCAGCGGTCTGGAGAAGATGCCGCCGCCTTTCGAATTCCACACCCATCCGCGCTACAACCCGGCGGCGGTCACCCAGCTCAATATCGTGCCGGGCCTTCTCGGCACCATCCTCACCATGACCATGCTCATCTTCACCGCGCTCTCGGTCACCCGCGAGATCGAACGCGGGACGATGGAGACGCTGCTCGCCATGCCGATCCGGCCGGTGGAGATCATGGTCGGCAAGATCACGCCCTATGTCATGGTCGGGGCGATGCAGGCGACGATGATCCTTGGCGCGGCCGTGCTGCTGTTCCAGGTGCCGGTGGTCGGCAGCCTGCCGCTTCTCACCGCCCTTACCGGCCTGTTCATCCTCACCAACCTCTCCATCGGCTATACGTTTTCCACCCTCGCGCAGAACCAGTTGCAGGCGGTGCAGATGACATTCATGTACTTCCTGCCCAACATCCTGCTGTCGGGGTTCATGTTTCCCTTCGCCGGCATGCCGACCTGGGCGCAGTGGGTCGCCGAAACGCTCCCGCTGACCCATTATCTGCGGATGGTGCGTGGCATATTGCTCAAAGGTGCGACGGCGCCCGATCTTGCGCAGAATATACTTGGCCTGTGCGTGATCATGCTCGTCGCCATGGTGCTGGCCGTGCGGCGTTTCCGGCAGACCTTGGACTGATCGCCAGTGAATCGCATGGCGGCCGCCGCGCCGCCTGCTGCTTCCGACTCACTCAACCGGCGGAAAGGTGGCGAGAAGGGTGAACTGCGCGGCGTTCTCGGTGCCAATCACGTCAAGCGCGCCCGAGCGCACCCAGAGATGCGCCGCCAGTTTTCCGTCCTTATCTTTCGCCACGCCATAATAGAGCGTCGTCGGCACGCCCCGCCGGTGCAGCATTGCCCGTGCCGAGAGCCCCTGTTCAAGGCATAGGGCCCGGAACGGCATGCGGCGGGCGACCGCGCGAATGGCCCAGCGCGCACGCAGAATTTGCGCCTCTGCATCCGCCGGGAGCGGGCGCGCCGGCCGGGTCGAGGCAAGCCGGGCCACATGGCGGAAGGGCAGCGTGACGATAGCCAGCCGCGCGAGCGCGACCACCAGAAGCGCCTCGCCCAGCAGGGTCCGGTCAGGCCAGCTCAGCCGCCGCCAGCGGGCGAGGAACGCGCGCAGGCGGCGGGGGGCGCCCTTGGCGCGACGGCCGCCTGGGGGAGAGGCGCTCACTGTGAACTGGCCGTCGGGCATGTCGGCATCATTCGGCGTTCGGCATGGACTTACGGTGACGGTTCGGCACCTACGCGCCATCCAAGCCTGAAGTCGTCCGGTTTCTCAAGCAGCTTCGCACCGTTTCCGCTTCACTGGCGGTCGAGGAGCTTGCGCTCAACCGTCTGCAGATGCGCACGCATGCAGGCGGCGGCGGCGGCTATATCGCGCTGCTCGATGGCGTCGACAATCGCCTCATGCTCCGCAAAGCTGTGATGGTCCGGCAGCGGCTTTACCGGCTCGGTACGCAGCCGACCCCAGGTCACCGCGCGGCGCACCGCGTTCAGCGTGTCGAACAGGCCGAGAAGCAGTGTGTTCTGCGAGGCTTCGGCAATCGTCCGGTGCAGGCGGGTGTCCCAAGCCTCGTATTGGCGCCAGGTTTCCGCCTGACGGGAGCGCGTGAGGCACATCCGCATCTCCGCGATGTCTTCCGGCGTCGCTGTGAAGGCGGCGGCACGGCAGATTTCCGGCTCCATCACGATCCGCGCGCGCATGACCTCCGCCGGGTTGCTGCGGCGGGCCAATGCGGCAATGTCGGCAAAGGTGTCGAGCGGCCGGCTGCCCATGAAGGTGCCCTTGCCGACATGGCGCCAGAGCTGGCCTTCCGCTTCCAGCACATCAAGCGCCTTGCGCAGCTCGGTCCGCGAAACGCCCAGCGCTGCCGACAATTCACGCTCCGGCGGCAGGCGGCCGTCATCGGCGAGCTCGATCTGCGCGAGATAGGCGCGCAATTGTGTGACGATGCCCTTTTCGAGATGGGGGTCGGCAGCAGGATTAAGCATGGGTGTCCGGATCAACCAAAGTGCGAATTGGTTCATTCTATGGCGGCATCAAATCGTGCGGTCAAGCCAATCCACTCTTGACCGGCTTGTGCAGCCAATATAAACCAAAATGAAATTGGTATCCAACCTCGCGGGTTGGGCGAGTAGCGGATTGAACCGCTCGGCTCTCATGGGAGACTGAAAATGCTCAAGGAATTCACGAGAAAATTGCGTGGCCTGTCCGTCATGGCAGCCGCTGTCGGCGTCGGCCTCGCCATGGCGGCGGTGTCGCAGGCGGAAGCAAAGGTTCGCGTCGCCTATGGCGACATCGCCTCGGTCGAAAATCTGCATCTGCTCGCGGCCTTCGAACTCGCCAAGGAGCGCGGCGTCGAGATCGAGATGACCTATCTGAAGTCCGAGGACATCGCCGCCCAGGCGGTGGTGAGCGGGCAGGCGGATATCGGTGTGGGCGGTCCCTACGCGCTGATGCAGAAGGTGAAGGTGCCGGTGCGCATCTTCCTGCAGCTCTCCACCCTGCGCTTCTATCCCGCCGTCAATGCCGAGTTCTACAAGACGTGGAAGGATCTGAACGGTCAGGAAGTCGCCGTCCATTCGCGCGGCTCCGGCACGGAAGCCATCATGAAGCTGATGGAGGAGAAGCAGGGCATCAAATTCTCCAAGATCAGCTACATCCCCGGTTCGGAAGTACGCACCGGCGCGCTGCTTCAGGGCAATGTGAAGGCGACGATCGTGGATGCGGCCGGTCGCCGGCTGCTGCAGGAAAAGGCGCCGGGCAAGTTCATTATCCTGCCGCTCGACGGTATCAACGCGACCGATGAGGCGCTGTTCGCCCGCCAGGACTTCCTCGACAAGAATCCGAAGGACGTGGACGTTATCGTCGAGTCGGTACTGACCACCTGGCGCGAAGTCACCAAGAACCCGGCGATCGTTGCCGAGTGGCGCGCCAAGTACAAGCTGCTGCCGGACCTGCCGGCCGATCAGGTGGCCGAGATCACCCCGTACTTCACCGAACTCGCCGAGGGCAAGGCGTTCCCGCTCAATGGCGGCGGTGAGGCGGCGGCCAAGGACGACTTCGCTTTCTACACCCTCTCCGGCCAGCTTCAGGGCAAGCCCGATGAGCTGAAGGTCGAGGATTTCTGGGCCCTCGAGCCGCTGAACCGCGCGCTCGCCAAGGTTGGCACGAACTGAGGCCGGTTGGATGACCTATCCGGTACAGGCGAACGGCTCCTCGCGAGCCGTTCCCCCCTCCGAAGCTTCCTTCTTCTGGAGGAAGCTCTCCGAGCACCGCACCGCTCTCTGGCGCCTGGCGTCGGTCGGGCTGTTCTTCCTCATCTGGGAAATCGCCGGTCGCATCCCGATCAGCTTCGCCTTTCCGACCTTCCTTGAGACACTACGGGCGTTTGTGACGATGACGCTCGACGGCTCCTTTGTCGCGGCCTACGCCGAGACATTGCAGCCGCTGGTGATCGGCATTGCCATCTCCGCCATCATCGGCATCGCGCTCGGCATCGTCATGGGCCTGTCGCGCTTCGCCGAATGGCTGGTGGCGCCCGTGTTCATCGTCCTTCAGGCCGCGCCGATGGCGGCGCTGATCCCGCTCATCACCTTCGTCTACGGCATCGGCCTCGTGTCGAAGACGCTGGCGGTGGTCATGCTGGCTTTGCCGGTGATCGTGCTCAACGGCTACAAGGCGGTGCGTAACGCCAACCCTTCGCTGGTCGCCATGTGCTACTCGTTCCAGGGCAATCTCTGGCAGCGCATCACCAAGATCATCATCCCCGACGCCAGCCCGGTGATCTTCGCCGGCCTGCGCCTTGGCCTGGCCGCCGGCTTTATCGGCGTGATCCTGGCGGAACTGCTCATCACCCCGACGGGCATTGGCGATCTTATCACCTATCACCGCTCGGTCGCGAACTATGCCGAGATGTATGCAGCGGTGGTGTCCATCATCCTTGTGTCCACCCTGACGCTCGCCGCGCTTGAGGCTTTCGAGCTTCGCGTGCTGCGTCCCGAGAAAAGAAGGTCCTGACCATGCGCAACATCACCGCCCAGGCGGCGAGCGCCGCCTCCCGTCCCGCCGGCTCGGATGTCGCGGTCGAGGTGCGTGGCGTCTGCAAGATGTACAATGAGGTGGAGGCCCTGCGCGGCATTGACCTCGATTTCCCCGCGGGCAAGCTCACCACGCTGCTCGGCCCCTCGGGCTGCGGCAAGACCACGCTTCTCAAGATCATCGCCGGCCTGATCCCCGCCACCTCGGGCGAGATCCGCGTCAATGGCCAGACCGTCACCGGCCCGGGGCCCGAGCGGGCCTTCGTGTTCCAGGACTTCGCGCTGATGCCGTGGGCCACGGTCCTGCGCAACGTAGCCTTCGGCCTTGAGCTGAAAGGCATGGGCAAGGACGAGCGACAGGCGATCGCGGTCAAGTACATTGCAGAGGTCGGACTGGCGGGTTTCGAGAACAAGTACCCACACGAACTCTCCGGCGGCATGCGCCAGCGCGTGGGCCTCGCCCGCGCTTTCGCGGTGAACGCCGATGTGCTCCTCCTCGACGAACCGTTCTCGGCGGTGGACGAACAGAACCGGCGCAAGTTCCAGGAGGATCTGCTGGAGCTGGTGGAAAAGGAGAAGAAGACCTTCATCTTCGTCACCCACTCGATCGAGGAAGCGGTCTATTGCTCGGACCGCATCGTCATCCTCTCGCGCCGCCCCGGCCGCATTGCCCAGATTATCGAACCGGAGATCGACCGCTCCGCCTCGCCCGACGCCATCCGCCGTGACCAGGGCTACCTCGATACGGTCGAGGAAATCTGGCAGGGCCTCAAGCACTACGTCGACTAGGGGAGGGCGCGATGACACTGTTCGGATTTCGCGTGCCTATGATGGCGTCGCTGCTTGTGTGGTGCGTCGTCTGGGAACTGGTCGGACGTTCCGGCGCGATGTTCCTCATTCCTCCGCTTTCCGATGTGCTGGTGGCGGCGGTGGCGCTGGTGCAGACCGGCACCTGGCAGGCGGCGGCGCTGACCACGCTGAACAGCTTCCTGATCGGCATGTTCTTCGCCATTGTCGTCGGCATCGCGGTCGGGGTGCTGATGGGGCGGTCCACCACCGCCGACAATCTGCTCGGCATCTGGGTGAACATCTTCGTGTCTGCCCCGCTCTCCGCTCTGGTGCCGGTTCTGATGATCCTCTTCGGCATGGGAGAGACCACGGTCGTGGTCACGGTGTTCCTGTTCGCCGTATGGATCATCGTCCTCGACACCCGCGC is a genomic window of Ancylobacter sp. IITR112 containing:
- a CDS encoding ABC transporter permease is translated as MIRKEFIQLLRDRVSFAVMVSIPLLQLIMFGYAINMTPRHLPTAVLAYDQSALTRSILAAIENTKYFAITHHPVNEEEAERLLRSGQVLFVVEIPAGFERAVRRGESPALLVSADATDPVASSSALAALERLVETSVRRERFNVDDAPEGSGLEKMPPPFEFHTHPRYNPAAVTQLNIVPGLLGTILTMTMLIFTALSVTREIERGTMETLLAMPIRPVEIMVGKITPYVMVGAMQATMILGAAVLLFQVPVVGSLPLLTALTGLFILTNLSIGYTFSTLAQNQLQAVQMTFMYFLPNILLSGFMFPFAGMPTWAQWVAETLPLTHYLRMVRGILLKGATAPDLAQNILGLCVIMLVAMVLAVRRFRQTLD
- a CDS encoding lasso peptide biosynthesis B2 protein; the encoded protein is MPDGQFTVSASPPGGRRAKGAPRRLRAFLARWRRLSWPDRTLLGEALLVVALARLAIVTLPFRHVARLASTRPARPLPADAEAQILRARWAIRAVARRMPFRALCLEQGLSARAMLHRRGVPTTLYYGVAKDKDGKLAAHLWVRSGALDVIGTENAAQFTLLATFPPVE
- a CDS encoding FadR/GntR family transcriptional regulator — encoded protein: MLNPAADPHLEKGIVTQLRAYLAQIELADDGRLPPERELSAALGVSRTELRKALDVLEAEGQLWRHVGKGTFMGSRPLDTFADIAALARRSNPAEVMRARIVMEPEICRAAAFTATPEDIAEMRMCLTRSRQAETWRQYEAWDTRLHRTIAEASQNTLLLGLFDTLNAVRRAVTWGRLRTEPVKPLPDHHSFAEHEAIVDAIEQRDIAAAAACMRAHLQTVERKLLDRQ
- a CDS encoding ABC transporter substrate-binding protein → MLKEFTRKLRGLSVMAAAVGVGLAMAAVSQAEAKVRVAYGDIASVENLHLLAAFELAKERGVEIEMTYLKSEDIAAQAVVSGQADIGVGGPYALMQKVKVPVRIFLQLSTLRFYPAVNAEFYKTWKDLNGQEVAVHSRGSGTEAIMKLMEEKQGIKFSKISYIPGSEVRTGALLQGNVKATIVDAAGRRLLQEKAPGKFIILPLDGINATDEALFARQDFLDKNPKDVDVIVESVLTTWREVTKNPAIVAEWRAKYKLLPDLPADQVAEITPYFTELAEGKAFPLNGGGEAAAKDDFAFYTLSGQLQGKPDELKVEDFWALEPLNRALAKVGTN
- a CDS encoding ABC transporter permease, yielding MTYPVQANGSSRAVPPSEASFFWRKLSEHRTALWRLASVGLFFLIWEIAGRIPISFAFPTFLETLRAFVTMTLDGSFVAAYAETLQPLVIGIAISAIIGIALGIVMGLSRFAEWLVAPVFIVLQAAPMAALIPLITFVYGIGLVSKTLAVVMLALPVIVLNGYKAVRNANPSLVAMCYSFQGNLWQRITKIIIPDASPVIFAGLRLGLAAGFIGVILAELLITPTGIGDLITYHRSVANYAEMYAAVVSIILVSTLTLAALEAFELRVLRPEKRRS
- a CDS encoding ABC transporter ATP-binding protein produces the protein MRNITAQAASAASRPAGSDVAVEVRGVCKMYNEVEALRGIDLDFPAGKLTTLLGPSGCGKTTLLKIIAGLIPATSGEIRVNGQTVTGPGPERAFVFQDFALMPWATVLRNVAFGLELKGMGKDERQAIAVKYIAEVGLAGFENKYPHELSGGMRQRVGLARAFAVNADVLLLDEPFSAVDEQNRRKFQEDLLELVEKEKKTFIFVTHSIEEAVYCSDRIVILSRRPGRIAQIIEPEIDRSASPDAIRRDQGYLDTVEEIWQGLKHYVD
- a CDS encoding ABC transporter permease, which encodes MTLFGFRVPMMASLLVWCVVWELVGRSGAMFLIPPLSDVLVAAVALVQTGTWQAAALTTLNSFLIGMFFAIVVGIAVGVLMGRSTTADNLLGIWVNIFVSAPLSALVPVLMILFGMGETTVVVTVFLFAVWIIVLDTRAGIQSVPNSLLEMGRSYGASRFALYSKIILLAALPEILAGIRLGVVRGVKGVVIGQLLVAIIGYGELFELYSRNFDMENFWALTIILFVAAMGLSSLIESIEKRVDYYAGVR